A window of Herpetosiphonaceae bacterium contains these coding sequences:
- a CDS encoding penicillin-binding transpeptidase domain-containing protein: MAQVSATRRAAVPRWRINIILLAVFLMGILTARQLVLIQVYQELRGKQLDELVSGELTKHVVLQPRRGTITDRNGVALAMNVNMPSLYVDPTKIAEPEKMAILLAPIISREAADLIPLLTDKQREWARLARWISPEAADQIRKLGDDGELPTGLFLIDEAKRVYPQGEFASRIVGVANYEGTGIAGVEAFYNDEIKGITGTLRAEQDRDQRPIWIAPTQIVEPQDGMDVKLTIDSTVQKLVEDELRRVVDEQQAEGATILVMEPSTGEILGMATWPVYDPNKYTEYEPEKVNRNNALTDVYEPGSTFKVIVTAVGLQTGAFTPDTTVYDGGVIDRYGYSIGNWNRAGNGAQTPGQMLYNSSNVAALQFGEMIGRDNFYKFVKLFGYGQLTGIDLGGEGMGIVNWPEDNPDNWSDLTLGQNAFGQGIAVTPIQHLTAISAIANGGTLMWPHVVKEKCLGTQCTPVRPRVVRRVVDQGVTDALRSMMTKNAEHYANLIWGPSTGNWADQPLVPGYHVAAKTGTSQIAVNGGYDNNSVIGSVIGFAPSDNPRIAVLVKIDRPKRAQWGIEAAIPVYQRIVTKLMSHLRIPPDPHYVGPGQVIGGPR; the protein is encoded by the coding sequence ATGGCTCAGGTTTCTGCAACTCGACGTGCGGCGGTTCCGCGCTGGCGCATCAATATCATCCTGCTAGCGGTGTTCTTGATGGGCATTCTGACCGCGCGGCAGCTTGTCTTGATCCAGGTCTATCAAGAGCTGAGGGGCAAGCAGCTCGACGAGCTGGTGAGCGGCGAGCTGACGAAGCATGTCGTGTTGCAGCCCCGGCGCGGCACGATTACCGATCGCAACGGCGTGGCGCTGGCGATGAACGTCAACATGCCCAGCCTGTACGTCGATCCGACCAAGATCGCGGAGCCGGAGAAGATGGCGATCCTGCTCGCGCCGATCATCAGCCGCGAGGCGGCGGATCTGATTCCACTCCTGACCGACAAGCAGCGCGAGTGGGCACGGCTGGCCCGCTGGATCTCGCCTGAGGCCGCCGACCAGATCCGCAAGCTGGGCGACGACGGCGAGCTGCCGACCGGCCTGTTTTTGATCGACGAGGCCAAGCGTGTCTATCCGCAGGGCGAGTTCGCGTCGCGCATCGTCGGCGTCGCCAACTACGAGGGCACCGGCATCGCGGGCGTCGAGGCGTTCTACAACGACGAGATCAAGGGCATTACCGGCACGCTGCGCGCCGAGCAGGATCGCGACCAGCGACCGATCTGGATTGCGCCGACGCAGATCGTCGAGCCGCAGGACGGCATGGACGTGAAGCTGACGATCGATAGCACCGTGCAGAAGCTTGTCGAGGACGAGCTGCGGCGGGTGGTCGACGAGCAGCAGGCGGAGGGCGCGACGATCCTGGTGATGGAGCCGAGCACCGGCGAGATCCTGGGCATGGCGACTTGGCCGGTCTACGATCCGAACAAGTACACCGAGTACGAGCCGGAGAAGGTCAATCGCAACAACGCGCTGACCGATGTGTACGAGCCTGGCTCGACCTTCAAGGTGATCGTCACGGCGGTAGGCCTGCAAACCGGCGCATTCACGCCCGACACGACGGTGTACGACGGCGGCGTGATCGACCGCTACGGCTACTCGATCGGCAACTGGAACCGCGCGGGCAACGGCGCGCAGACGCCCGGCCAGATGTTGTACAACTCGTCCAACGTCGCGGCGCTCCAGTTCGGCGAGATGATCGGACGCGACAATTTCTATAAGTTCGTCAAGCTCTTCGGCTACGGCCAACTGACAGGCATCGATCTCGGCGGCGAGGGCATGGGCATCGTCAACTGGCCCGAAGATAATCCCGACAACTGGAGCGATCTGACACTCGGCCAGAACGCCTTCGGCCAGGGCATCGCCGTCACGCCGATCCAACACCTGACGGCCATCTCGGCGATTGCCAACGGCGGCACGCTGATGTGGCCGCACGTCGTCAAGGAAAAATGCCTGGGCACGCAGTGTACGCCGGTCAGGCCGCGCGTGGTGCGGCGAGTTGTCGACCAGGGCGTCACCGACGCGCTGCGCAGCATGATGACCAAAAACGCCGAGCACTACGCCAACCTGATCTGGGGTCCGAGCACCGGCAACTGGGCCGACCAGCCGCTGGTGCCGGGCTACCACGTCGCCGCCAAGACCGGCACGTCGCAGATCGCGGTCAATGGCGGCTACGACAACAACAGCGTGATCGGCTCGGTGATCGGCTTCGCGCCCAGCGACAATCCGCGCATCGCCGTGCTGGTCAAGATCGATCGACCGAAGCGCGCGCAGTGGGGCATCGAGGCGGCGATCCCGGTCTATCAGCGGATCGTCACCAAGCTGATGTCGCACTTGCGCATTCCGCCCGATCCGCATTACGTCGGTCCCGGCCAGGTGATCGGCGGGCCGCGATAG
- the murF gene encoding UDP-N-acetylmuramoyl-tripeptide--D-alanyl-D-alanine ligase has product MNLRGSVEEALPSLHAQRSFANVVIDSRLVDAGDLFVALPGEHADGHQFVADALRRGAFGVLVRRDWAAEHVQALDQSVAIVADGDSLALVQPDQPIVFAVADPLATLQRLSARHRQHMTVDVIGITGSVGKTSTKEVAAAVLRQRFNTLYSGKSYNNEIGVPLTLLRLEPQHQVAVIEMGTYGPGEIALLCELARPKYAILTNVGVSHLERMKTPDTVAVAKRELVEALPADGVAILNIDDQRVRAMAERTSARSFFYGIDPQADLWADQIESRGLDGLAFTVHYGGETRRFETPMLGRHAIYIALPSIAAGLLLGLSWDEIAAGLCDAGVQARIVVVPGLNGATILDDTYNASPASCRAALDLLAQVPGRRTAVFGDMAELGPIEESGHRAVGRAAAAVVDRLVVVGSKARWIGEAAQEGPNAPEVFFTRSNGEAVELLRPLLSADDVILVKGARVAQTEEIVDELRAGERVR; this is encoded by the coding sequence ATGAACTTGCGAGGGAGCGTCGAGGAGGCGCTCCCGTCGCTACATGCGCAGCGCTCCTTCGCCAACGTCGTCATCGACTCGCGGCTGGTCGACGCGGGCGATCTGTTTGTTGCGCTGCCCGGCGAGCACGCCGACGGGCATCAGTTCGTCGCCGATGCGCTGCGCCGGGGTGCGTTTGGCGTGCTCGTGCGGCGCGACTGGGCGGCGGAGCATGTGCAGGCGCTCGATCAGTCGGTGGCGATCGTCGCCGACGGCGACTCGCTGGCGCTGGTGCAGCCCGACCAGCCGATCGTCTTTGCGGTCGCCGATCCGCTGGCGACCTTGCAGCGGCTGAGCGCACGGCACCGGCAGCACATGACCGTGGACGTGATCGGCATTACCGGCAGTGTCGGCAAGACCAGCACCAAAGAAGTGGCGGCTGCGGTGCTGCGGCAGCGCTTCAACACGCTCTACAGCGGCAAGTCCTACAACAACGAGATCGGCGTGCCGCTGACGCTGCTGCGGCTGGAGCCACAGCATCAGGTGGCCGTGATCGAGATGGGCACGTACGGTCCCGGCGAGATCGCGCTGCTCTGCGAGCTGGCGCGGCCCAAGTACGCGATCCTGACCAACGTCGGCGTGTCGCATCTGGAGCGCATGAAAACGCCCGATACCGTCGCCGTGGCAAAGCGCGAGCTGGTCGAGGCGCTGCCCGCCGATGGCGTGGCGATCCTCAACATCGACGACCAGCGCGTGCGGGCGATGGCGGAGCGCACATCGGCGCGCTCGTTCTTCTATGGGATTGATCCGCAGGCCGACCTGTGGGCCGATCAGATCGAAAGCCGGGGCCTGGACGGTCTGGCCTTCACGGTGCATTACGGCGGCGAGACGCGGCGGTTCGAGACGCCGATGCTAGGGCGTCACGCGATCTACATCGCGCTGCCGAGCATCGCGGCGGGGCTGCTGCTGGGCCTGAGCTGGGACGAGATCGCCGCCGGCCTGTGCGATGCAGGCGTCCAGGCGCGGATCGTGGTAGTGCCGGGCCTGAATGGCGCGACGATTCTGGACGATACCTATAATGCGTCGCCCGCGTCGTGCCGGGCGGCCCTGGATTTGCTGGCACAGGTACCAGGACGCCGCACCGCCGTCTTCGGCGACATGGCCGAGCTTGGCCCGATCGAGGAATCGGGGCATCGCGCGGTGGGCCGTGCCGCAGCAGCCGTCGTCGACCGTCTGGTGGTGGTCGGCAGCAAGGCGCGCTGGATCGGTGAGGCGGCGCAGGAAGGCCCGAACGCTCCAGAAGTCTTCTTTACGCGCTCCAACGGCGAGGCCGTGGAGCTGCTGCGTCCGCTGTTGAGCGCCGACGATGTGATCTTAGTCAAGGGAGCGCGTGTCGCGCAGACCGAAGAGATCGTCGACGAACTGCGCGCAGGTGAAAGAGTTCGCTAA
- the mraY gene encoding phospho-N-acetylmuramoyl-pentapeptide-transferase: protein MDETLLRTIVVNDAAPTVLLASGAFLITLFTGGYWVRWLRAKKIGKQVRLDGPQAHLAKTGTPTMGGIMIVISAVIITVLFNLYRRPSMILPLSVLISYAILGGFDDFLTLTGSKSKTFGLTVRLKFVWQTLLALIAALAIYLPTSYYGLAHGGAVQIPFVGQRDIGYWYIPIAVFVIVATSNAVNITDGLDSLAAWTLTIAFAAYGVISFVASPRLVYLQAFCFTMVGANAAFLWYNAHPAQVFMGDTGSLAMGAVLAVVALMSQHWLLLPLIGIIFVAEAASSGLQTLYFKWSRRRTGTGKRLFKMSPLHHHFELLGWSETQVMQRFVLVAMIAALVGISLALTTPESRGVPQSNARILGQAGISLIWKE, encoded by the coding sequence GTGGATGAGACATTACTCCGAACGATTGTGGTCAACGATGCCGCGCCGACGGTGCTCTTAGCCAGCGGTGCGTTTCTGATAACACTCTTTACCGGCGGCTACTGGGTTCGTTGGCTGCGGGCCAAGAAGATCGGCAAGCAGGTGCGGCTGGACGGGCCGCAGGCGCATCTGGCGAAGACGGGCACGCCCACGATGGGCGGGATCATGATTGTGATCAGCGCGGTCATCATCACCGTGCTCTTCAATCTCTACCGCCGCCCGTCGATGATCCTGCCGCTGTCGGTGCTGATCTCATACGCGATCCTGGGCGGCTTCGATGATTTTCTGACGCTGACCGGCTCGAAGTCGAAGACATTTGGCCTGACGGTGCGGCTCAAGTTTGTCTGGCAGACGCTGCTGGCGCTGATCGCGGCGCTGGCGATCTACTTACCAACCAGCTACTACGGCCTGGCGCACGGCGGCGCGGTGCAGATCCCGTTCGTCGGTCAGCGCGACATCGGCTACTGGTATATTCCGATCGCGGTCTTTGTGATCGTCGCGACCTCGAACGCGGTCAATATCACCGATGGCCTCGACAGTCTCGCGGCCTGGACGCTGACGATCGCCTTCGCGGCGTACGGCGTGATCTCGTTCGTGGCCTCGCCGCGCCTGGTCTATCTGCAAGCGTTCTGCTTTACGATGGTCGGCGCGAACGCGGCGTTTCTCTGGTACAACGCGCATCCGGCGCAGGTCTTTATGGGCGATACCGGCTCGCTGGCAATGGGCGCAGTGCTGGCGGTCGTCGCGCTGATGTCGCAGCACTGGCTGCTGCTGCCGCTGATCGGGATCATCTTTGTGGCCGAGGCGGCCTCGTCGGGGCTGCAAACGCTCTACTTCAAGTGGTCGCGGCGGCGGACCGGCACGGGCAAGCGGCTGTTCAAGATGTCGCCGCTGCACCATCATTTCGAGCTGCTGGGCTGGTCGGAGACACAGGTGATGCAGCGCTTCGTGCTGGTGGCGATGATTGCCGCGCTGGTCGGAATCTCGCTGGCGCTCACAACGCCGGAATCGCGCGGCGTGCCGCAGAGTAATGCGCGGATACTGGGCCAGGCCGGTATCTCGCTGATCTGGAAAGAGTAG
- the murD gene encoding UDP-N-acetylmuramoyl-L-alanine--D-glutamate ligase, whose product MELRGKRALVMGLGVHGGGLGVTRFLAEQGARVTVTDLRSAEQLAPTLEQLRDVSVEYVLGQHREADFRNTDIVIRNPGVPRESPYLQIAREAGAAVEMEMTLFFRLCPAPIIGITGTKGKTTTTLLTGAMLKQQFPDTVVAGNLRVSALAQLPRIGPRSPVVLELSSWQLEGLGEAGLSPRFACVTNISADHLDRYPSMASYIEAKRQIFLHQGSDGLVVLNMNDATVAEMASRAPGHVAWFAGHYGEFGEAFARKHPHDLMVAWNNRFLFWQDKDSTEIVVGKPEVQLPGKHNLQNIAAATALAVACGVKAEHIRTAIQRFSGVPDRLELVRELHGVRYINDTTATTPTAAIMALRSVDAPKIMIVGGADKRLDFMELARVLLKRAKAVVLLKGDATNKLLVALDAARLNLQSQWSEPLGPFDNLRAAVEAAQAMAEPGDAVVLSPGCASFGMFRNEFDRGEQFRQIVRSLS is encoded by the coding sequence ATGGAGCTTCGAGGAAAACGCGCTTTAGTGATGGGCCTGGGCGTCCACGGCGGTGGGCTGGGCGTGACGCGCTTTTTAGCCGAGCAGGGCGCGCGCGTCACCGTCACCGATCTGCGCAGCGCCGAGCAGCTCGCGCCGACGCTGGAGCAGCTCAGGGACGTGTCCGTCGAGTATGTGCTGGGCCAGCATCGCGAGGCCGATTTTCGCAACACCGACATCGTGATCCGCAATCCGGGCGTGCCCCGCGAGTCGCCCTACTTGCAGATCGCGCGGGAGGCGGGCGCGGCGGTCGAGATGGAGATGACGCTCTTCTTTCGGCTGTGTCCCGCGCCGATCATCGGCATCACCGGCACCAAGGGCAAGACGACCACGACGCTGCTGACCGGCGCGATGCTCAAGCAGCAGTTTCCTGATACCGTCGTGGCCGGAAACCTGCGCGTGTCGGCGCTGGCACAGTTGCCCAGGATCGGGCCGCGCAGCCCGGTGGTGCTGGAGCTGTCGTCGTGGCAGTTGGAGGGCCTGGGCGAGGCCGGCCTCAGCCCGCGCTTTGCCTGCGTCACCAACATCTCCGCCGATCACCTGGATCGCTACCCGTCGATGGCGTCGTACATCGAGGCCAAGCGCCAGATCTTTTTGCATCAGGGCAGCGATGGCCTGGTGGTGCTCAACATGAACGACGCGACCGTCGCCGAGATGGCGAGCCGCGCGCCCGGCCACGTGGCCTGGTTTGCCGGTCACTACGGCGAGTTTGGCGAAGCCTTTGCGCGCAAGCACCCCCACGATCTGATGGTTGCCTGGAATAATCGCTTTTTGTTCTGGCAGGACAAGGACAGCACCGAGATCGTCGTCGGCAAGCCGGAGGTACAACTGCCGGGCAAGCATAACCTGCAAAACATCGCGGCGGCGACGGCCCTGGCGGTCGCCTGTGGCGTCAAGGCCGAGCATATTCGCACGGCGATCCAGCGCTTTAGCGGCGTGCCCGATCGGCTGGAGCTGGTGCGCGAGCTGCACGGCGTGCGCTACATCAACGATACAACGGCGACGACGCCGACGGCGGCGATCATGGCGCTGCGCAGCGTGGACGCGCCCAAGATCATGATCGTCGGGGGGGCGGATAAGCGGCTGGATTTCATGGAGCTTGCCCGTGTGCTGCTCAAACGGGCGAAGGCGGTGGTCCTGCTCAAGGGCGATGCGACGAACAAGCTGCTGGTAGCGCTGGACGCGGCCCGGCTGAACTTGCAAAGCCAGTGGTCGGAGCCGCTCGGCCCGTTCGATAACCTGCGCGCTGCGGTGGAGGCGGCGCAGGCCATGGCGGAGCCGGGCGATGCGGTGGTGCTCTCGCCGGGCTGCGCCAGCTTTGGCATGTTTAGAAATGAGTTCGATCGTGGCGAGCAATTTCGGCAGATCGTGCGGTCATTGTCATGA
- a CDS encoding rhomboid family intramembrane serine protease: MSERREPDDRDLREMLSRLEQEFHARPQPPDESPAQVPIVEEAYGAPRRVRLTLPLSQPRVVYVLLAVNVIMYGVSSLLGNLVGWNDALLILGAKYNPLIDAGQWWRLLTPMVLHGSLMHLLFNSWALYVLGTEAERVYGTPRFLAIYGLSGLAGSIASYVFNPAVLSVGASGAIFGLLGALAAFSYTSRTFIGAEASKMQLGQMATLAAINLAFGFIVPNIDNSAHIGGMVIGGVAGLALSPRYVIERRSYMPTVERRDQPLVGWLVAAVLLAGLVLWFVFG; this comes from the coding sequence ATGAGTGAGCGGCGCGAGCCAGACGATCGCGATCTGCGCGAGATGCTGTCGCGGCTGGAGCAGGAGTTTCATGCGCGTCCGCAGCCGCCGGATGAGTCGCCCGCGCAGGTGCCGATCGTCGAGGAGGCGTACGGCGCTCCCCGGCGCGTGCGGCTGACGCTGCCGCTCTCACAGCCGCGTGTGGTCTATGTGCTGCTGGCAGTGAATGTGATCATGTATGGCGTGTCGTCGCTGCTGGGCAATCTCGTCGGCTGGAACGATGCGCTGCTGATCCTGGGCGCGAAGTACAACCCGTTGATCGACGCGGGCCAGTGGTGGCGCTTGCTCACGCCGATGGTCTTGCACGGCAGCCTGATGCATCTGCTGTTCAACTCGTGGGCGCTGTATGTGCTCGGCACCGAGGCGGAGCGGGTGTATGGCACGCCGCGCTTCCTGGCGATCTACGGACTGTCGGGCCTGGCTGGCAGCATCGCGAGCTACGTCTTCAATCCGGCGGTGCTCTCGGTGGGCGCGTCGGGGGCGATCTTTGGGCTGCTGGGCGCGCTCGCGGCGTTCTCGTACACATCGCGGACATTCATCGGCGCGGAGGCGTCGAAGATGCAGCTAGGGCAGATGGCGACGCTGGCGGCGATCAATCTGGCGTTCGGGTTTATCGTGCCCAACATCGACAACTCGGCGCATATCGGCGGGATGGTCATCGGCGGCGTGGCGGGCCTGGCGCTGTCGCCGCGCTACGTGATCGAGCGGCGCAGCTACATGCCGACGGTCGAGCGGCGCGATCAGCCGCTGGTCGGGTGGCTTGTCGCAGCCGTACTGCTGGCTGGATTAGTGCTCTGGTTCGTGTTTGGGTAG
- the ftsW gene encoding putative lipid II flippase FtsW — protein sequence MIDSNRRPPDYTLLALVLGLSVFGLVMVYSSSFFIAVNEGHSQTHYLIRQLMWMTVGGAGLLVAQRVDYRLWRRLALPLFGTTVGLLILVLMLPESMTRAGGADRWIRIGGFQFQPTEIAKFALIVYLAAWLMGRGDKLRSMTVGLIPFGLIVGLLVGIMYAQRNMSSAVMLTLIAVAVYFAAGANLVHIGVGMAGAGSVGWVLIQSLAHASARIQVFRDPWADPRGGGFQPIHSLYALASGSWFGRGLGQGRQKFLWLPSAHADAIFSVIGEELGLIGTLTVMSAFLLLAYRGYRIAARSQDPFAALLAVGITSWITFQAFLNMAVVSSLIPFTGQTLPFISVGGTSLAMCLFAMGVLLNISKHVDDQRPEPVVSPVVERPATSGPRKRRTIGLVPAFAALVRRGNRGPRVSGARRSVSFARTNDRQAVAVTDRGWRRLSSSSQRQPKRSAARKRDRSGSSPSGGTWRSR from the coding sequence ATGATCGATTCAAACCGCCGCCCACCCGATTACACGCTGCTGGCGCTGGTGCTGGGGCTGTCTGTGTTTGGCCTGGTGATGGTGTACAGCTCCAGCTTCTTTATTGCCGTCAACGAAGGTCACTCCCAGACGCACTACCTGATCCGGCAGTTGATGTGGATGACCGTCGGCGGCGCTGGCCTGCTGGTGGCGCAGCGGGTCGACTATCGGCTGTGGCGGCGGCTGGCGCTGCCGCTCTTCGGCACGACGGTCGGGCTGCTGATCCTGGTGCTGATGCTGCCGGAGAGCATGACGCGCGCCGGTGGTGCCGACCGCTGGATCAGGATCGGCGGCTTTCAGTTTCAGCCGACCGAGATCGCCAAGTTCGCGCTGATTGTGTATCTCGCGGCGTGGCTGATGGGCCGTGGCGATAAGCTGCGCTCGATGACGGTTGGCCTGATCCCGTTCGGCCTGATCGTCGGCCTGCTGGTCGGCATCATGTACGCGCAGCGCAACATGAGCTCGGCGGTGATGCTGACGCTGATCGCGGTGGCGGTCTACTTCGCGGCGGGCGCGAATCTGGTACATATCGGCGTCGGCATGGCGGGCGCGGGCAGCGTCGGCTGGGTGCTGATCCAATCGCTGGCGCACGCGAGCGCCCGTATCCAGGTCTTCCGCGATCCCTGGGCCGATCCGCGCGGCGGCGGCTTTCAGCCGATCCACTCGCTCTACGCGCTGGCGTCGGGTAGCTGGTTCGGGCGCGGGCTGGGCCAGGGACGGCAAAAGTTCTTGTGGCTGCCATCGGCTCACGCCGACGCGATCTTCAGCGTGATTGGCGAGGAGCTTGGGCTGATCGGCACGCTGACGGTGATGAGCGCGTTTCTGCTGCTGGCGTATCGCGGCTATCGCATCGCGGCGCGCTCGCAAGATCCGTTTGCCGCGCTGCTGGCGGTGGGCATTACCAGTTGGATTACGTTTCAAGCGTTTTTGAATATGGCGGTGGTGTCGTCGCTGATCCCGTTCACGGGTCAAACGCTGCCCTTTATCTCGGTCGGCGGTACGTCGCTCGCGATGTGTTTGTTCGCGATGGGCGTGCTGCTCAATATTTCAAAGCATGTCGATGATCAACGACCAGAACCAGTCGTCTCGCCCGTCGTCGAGCGTCCAGCCACAAGCGGGCCGCGCAAGCGACGAACGATCGGCCTCGTCCCGGCCTTCGCTGCTCTTGTGCGGCGGGGGAACCGGGGGCCACGTGTATCCGGCGCTCGCCGTAGCGTCAGCTTTGCCCGCACAAATGATCGCCAGGCTGTCGCCGTCACCGATCGCGGCTGGCGACGACTTAGCAGCAGCAGCCAGCGACAGCCGAAGCGTAGCGCAGCCAGGAAGCGCGACCGCAGCGGGTCCAGTCCCAGCGGCGGAACCTGGCGCAGCCGGTGA
- a CDS encoding UDP-N-acetylglucosamine--N-acetylmuramyl-(pentapeptide) pyrophosphoryl-undecaprenol N-acetylglucosamine transferase: MAAGDDLAAAASDSRSVAQPGSATAAGPVPAAEPGAAGESAPPWRLVYVGSFGGMEEGLVTRESTLPFRAITAAAVRGRGPLQLARNSALIARGIREARALIRQERPAAILGTGGYVCIPLFVAARQLGVPTMIYLPDIVPGLAVKVLARIANRVACSFEPSLAYLPRGKTIITGYPAREELFTVDRAGSRAAFGIADDLPVLFVYGGSRGARSINRAIEALLPDLLSLAHIIHVCGREGDESWLRAAADRLPAELQARYHLFPYLHGTMVQAFGAADLAIARSGASTLAELPAAQLPAVLVPYPYVHQDENADYLVARGAAVKVADSAMLGAGNPIDGPLFREVRRLLTDRQAREEMARQSAALARPDAAACLADEVIDLALRQGHTR; the protein is encoded by the coding sequence ATCGCGGCTGGCGACGACTTAGCAGCAGCAGCCAGCGACAGCCGAAGCGTAGCGCAGCCAGGAAGCGCGACCGCAGCGGGTCCAGTCCCAGCGGCGGAACCTGGCGCAGCCGGTGAGTCTGCGCCGCCCTGGCGGCTCGTCTATGTCGGCTCGTTCGGCGGGATGGAGGAGGGGCTGGTGACGCGGGAGAGCACGCTACCATTTCGCGCGATCACGGCGGCGGCGGTGCGCGGTCGCGGGCCGCTGCAACTGGCGCGCAATAGCGCGCTGATCGCGCGCGGCATTCGCGAGGCGCGCGCGCTGATCCGGCAGGAGCGACCGGCGGCGATTCTGGGCACCGGCGGCTACGTCTGTATTCCGCTCTTCGTGGCGGCCCGGCAGCTTGGCGTGCCGACGATGATCTATCTGCCGGATATTGTGCCCGGCCTGGCGGTCAAGGTGCTGGCGCGGATCGCCAATCGCGTGGCCTGCTCGTTCGAGCCGTCGCTGGCGTATCTGCCGCGCGGCAAGACGATCATCACGGGCTATCCCGCACGCGAGGAGCTGTTTACGGTCGATCGCGCGGGCAGCAGGGCGGCCTTCGGCATCGCCGATGACCTGCCGGTGCTGTTCGTGTATGGCGGCAGCCGAGGCGCGCGCAGCATCAACCGGGCGATCGAGGCGCTGCTGCCCGATCTGCTGAGCCTGGCGCATATCATCCATGTCTGCGGTCGCGAGGGCGATGAAAGCTGGCTGCGCGCGGCGGCGGACCGGCTGCCGGCGGAGCTACAGGCGCGCTACCATCTGTTTCCGTATCTGCACGGCACGATGGTCCAGGCGTTCGGCGCGGCGGATCTGGCAATTGCGCGGTCGGGCGCTTCGACGCTGGCCGAGCTTCCGGCGGCACAGCTTCCGGCGGTGCTGGTGCCGTATCCGTACGTGCATCAGGACGAGAACGCCGATTATCTGGTGGCGCGCGGCGCGGCGGTCAAGGTGGCGGATAGCGCGATGCTCGGCGCGGGCAATCCCATCGACGGGCCGCTGTTCCGCGAGGTGCGGCGTCTGCTGACCGATCGGCAGGCGCGCGAGGAGATGGCGCGGCAGAGCGCGGCGCTGGCACGGCCCGATGCGGCGGCGTGTCTGGCCGATGAGGTGATCGATCTGGCGCTGCGGCAGGGGCATACGCGATGA